GCGGTGTCCTGCACCCCCGGCAGCTCGACCACGATGCGGTTGGCGCCCTGGCGCTGCACCAGCGGCTCGGCCACACCCAGTTCGTTGACCCGGTTGCGTACCGTGGTCAGGTTCTGCTTGATCGAGTATTCACGAATCTCGGCGATCTTCGCCTGGGTCAGCGCCAGTTGCAGCACCTGCTGGCCACCGCGCTCGACGGTGCTCAGCTCGAAGTCCTTGTAGTCCTTGCGAATCAGGCGCTCGGCCTTGTCCAGCGTCTCGCTGTCGGCAAAGCCGAGCTGAATGCGGCCATTGCTTTCCGGCATGCTGCGGTAGCGCACGCGCTCCTTGCGCAGCAGGCTCTTGATCTCGCCTTCGTAGACCTTGCGGCGTACGTCCAGCGCCTTGTCCATGTCGACTTCCAGCAGGAAGTGCACGCCACCGGACAGATCCAGCCCCAGTTTCATCGGGCTGGCGCCCAGGCTGCGCAACCAGTCGGGCGTGGTCTGCGCCAGGTTCAGCGCCACCACGTAGTCATCGCCGAGCACACGACGAACCACGTCCTTGGCCGGCAACTGGTCATCCAGCTTGGTCAGGCGGATCAGGCCGGCATGGCCGCTCTGGGCCAGGCTACTGGCCTTGACCACGATGCCGGCTTCCTGCAGCGCCTTGCTGGCACGATCGAGATCCGCCTGCTCGACGCTCAGCGCCGTGCTGGCACCACTGATCTGCACGGCAGGATCGTCCGGATAGAGGTTGGGAATGGAGTACACCAGGCCCACCGCCAGTACGGCGAGGATCAGCAGGTACTTCCACAGAGGATATCTATTGAGCATGAACGGGCTACCCGTCTAAGACACGGGGCGCAGAAAGCGCCCCGTGGAATGGAAAGAACCAATAACCGAATCAGATGGCTTTCAGCGTGCCCTTGGGCAGGGTCGCGGCGATGGCCTGCTTCTGGAACTTCAGCTCGACGTTGTCGGACACCTCGATCACCACGAAGTCGTCGGCCACCTTGGTCACCTTGCCGGCGATACCACCGCTGGTGACCACTTCGTCACCCTTCTGCAGGCTGCCGAGCAGGTTCTTGTGCTCCTTGGCACGCTTGGCCTGCGGGCGCCAGATCATCAGGTAGAAGATGACCAGGAAACCGATCAGGAACACCCACTCGAAACCAGTGCCGGCAGGGCCTGCAGCCGCAGCGGTGTCAGCGTAGGCGGCGGGAATGAAAAAGCTCATGTAACACTCCTAATGGGAAAGGACTTCTTGAAAACGTGAGAGGGTCAGTCCAATGGCGGCACAGGGAGGCCGCGCTTGGCATAGAAGGCTTCGACAAAGGCGGCCAATGTACCCTGTCCGATAGCCTCGCGCAAACCAGCCATGACCCGCTGATAATGCCGCAAGTTGTGGATGGTATTGAGCATGCTACCGAGCATTTCGCCGC
The genomic region above belongs to Pseudomonas sp. GOM7 and contains:
- the yajC gene encoding preprotein translocase subunit YajC yields the protein MSFFIPAAYADTAAAAGPAGTGFEWVFLIGFLVIFYLMIWRPQAKRAKEHKNLLGSLQKGDEVVTSGGIAGKVTKVADDFVVIEVSDNVELKFQKQAIAATLPKGTLKAI